A single Mangifera indica cultivar Alphonso chromosome 20, CATAS_Mindica_2.1, whole genome shotgun sequence DNA region contains:
- the LOC123204508 gene encoding potassium transporter 3-like isoform X2 has product MVDSKGTCKQILLLAYQSFGIVYGDLSISPLYVYKSTFSGRLHNFHNEDAIFGALSLIFWTFTLLSLFKYVVILVNADDNGEGGIFSLYALLCRHAKCGLLPNHQAADEELSTYHAPGYSSRNTPSSPLRSFVESHKNAKTGLLLVVLLGTALVLSLGVLTPAISVLSSIDGLQIKLPDKHGGLVVFIACLVLIGHFVLQYCGTYKVAFMFAPIVILWLLSIAAVGIYNIINWNPRVYQALSPYYIYKFFRETGKDGWISLAGVFLCVTGSQAIFQDLGQFTAASIRLAFCFVVYPCLVLQYLGWAAFLSRNSSAPINFFASIPEPLFWPFIVLATLAAIVASQAVISATFSTVKQCYALGCFPRVKVVHKSRWIRGQVYIPEINWVLMILCLAVTVGFQDTLCLANAYGLASIALTFIMTFLATLVINLVWHQSLIFALLFILFFGSIEIIYLSSACVQIPKGGWTSVMLTAVVLVIMFVWHYGRRRRYLYDQHNKVSMKWILNQGPGLGIVRAPGIGLIFTALANGVPATFTHFLTNLPAFYQVVVFICFKTVPVPYVPHKERYLIGRVGPKSHRIYRCIVRSGYKDVQDNVDFENDLLMSIIEFIYLEAEGFENPDGFVDGWLAVVRTSEKFGKRLAMSEFDDMEESSSSSRPPFIGSSSRSPALQKLKSLYEWESSPNLRPPVQLKLLDTKFKHSQVKEELLELLEAKSAGISYIIGHSRIKAKFNASFLKRFVINVMYSFLRKNCRSSAVVLNIPRVCLIEVGMNYYL; this is encoded by the exons ATG GTTGACAGTAAAGGGACATGTAAACAAATCCTCCTTTTAGCATATCAGAGTTTCGGTATTGTGTATGGTGACCTGAGCATTTCTCctctttatgtttataaaagCACGTTTTCTGGAAGATTGCATAATTTTCATAATGAAGATGCAATATTTGGGGCACTTTCCTTAATTTTTTGGACTTTCACACTTCTTTCTCTGTTCAAGTATGTTGTTATTTTGGTAAATGCAGACGATAATGGCGAAG GAGGAATTTTTTCTTTGTACGCACTTCTCTGCAGACATGCAAAATGTGGTTTACTTCCTAATCATCAAGCAGCTGATGAGGAGCTTTCTACATATCATGCTCCTGGTTACTCAAGTAGAAATACACCTTCGTCTCCCTTAAGATCTTTTGTGGAGAGTCACAAAAATGCAAAAACTGGTTTACTTCTTGTAGTTTTGCTTGGCACTGCACTGGTTTTAAGTCTTGGTGTCCTCACACCAGCAATATCTG TTCTTTCATCCATTGATGGGCTGCAAATCAAATTGCCTGATAAGCACGGTG GTTTGGTGGTTTTCATTGCATGTCTCGTATTGATTGGCCATTTTGTTTTGCAATACTGTGGCACCTACAAGGTGGCTTTCATGTTTGCTCCCATAGTGATTTTGTGGTTATTGTCCATTGCTGCTGTTGGAATCTACAATATTATCAATTGGAATCCAAGAGTATATCAGGCCCTTTCTCCATATTACATTTACAAGTTCTTTAGGGAAACTGGAAAAGATGGTTGGATTTCCCTTGCAGGAGTATTTCTATGTGTTACTG GAAGTCAAGCTATATTTCAAGACCTTGGCCAATTCACAGCTGCATCAATAAGG CttgcattttgttttgttgtttacCCATGTCTAGTGCTTCAATATTTGGGATGGGCTGCATTTCTTTCAAGAAATAGTTCTGCACCTATAAACTTTTTTGCTTCCATCCCAG AACCACTGTTTTGGCCATTTATTGTCTTGGCAACTTTGGCTGCAATTGTTGCCAGTCAGGCCGTTATCTCTGCCACATTCTCAACCGTCAAGCAATGCTATGCATTAGGATGCTTTCCCCGTGTCAAGGTTGTACATAAGTCACGATGGATCCGTGGTCAGGTATACATCCCTGAGATAAATTGGGTTCTTATGATTCTCTGTCTGGCAGTCACAGTAGGTTTTCAAGACACACTTTGTTTGGCAAATGCTTATG GTCTTGCAAGCATAGCTTTGACATTTATAATGACATTTTTGGCAACTCTCGTCATCAACCTTGTGTGGCATCAGAGTCTCATATTTGCCCTTCTGTTCATTCTATTCTTTGGGTCTATTGAGATCATCTACCTCTCTTCAGCGTGCGTGCAAATCCCGAAGGGTGGATGGACTTCTGTCATGCTCACTGCAGTCGTTCTGGTCATTATGTTTGTGTGGCACTACGGCAGGAGAAGGAGGTATTTATATGATCAGCATAACAAAGTATCCATGAAGTGGATTCTCAACCAGGGCCCAGGTCTTGGGATTGTTAGGGCTCCTGGAATTGGCCTCATCTTCACTGCATTGGCAAATGGAGTCCCTGCCACATTCACCCATTTCTTAACCAACTTACCAGCATTTTACCAAGTGGTTGTCTTCATCTGTTTTAAGACCGTTCCTGTTCCTTATGTTCCTCATAAAGAACGATATCTCATTGGGCGCGTTGGCCCCAAATCTCACCGGATATACCGCTGCATTGTTCGAAGTGGCTACAAAGATGTGCAGGAcaatgttgattttgaaaatgACCTTCTGATGAGCATAATAGAATTTATCTACTTGGAAGCAGAAGGTTTTGAAAATCCAGATGGTTTTGTGGATGGTTGGCTAGCAGTTGTGAGGACATCTGAGAAGTTTGGCAAACGATTGGCAATGTCAGAATTTGATGACATGGAAGAAAGTAGCAGTAGTTCAAGACCCCCATTTATCGGGAGTAGCAGCAGATCACCTGCTCTGCAGAAGTTGAAATCCTTGTATGAGTGGGAATCATCTCCCAATTTGAGGCCACCAGTTCAATTAAAGTTGCTAGATACAAAATTCAAGCATTCACAGGTGAAGGAAGAGCTCTTGGAGCTTCTAGAAGCCAAGTCTGCCGGTATCTCATATATTATAGGTCATTCACGGATAAAGGCTAAATTTAACGCATCATTCTTGAAGAGATTTGTGATCAATGTGATGTATTCTTTCTTGCGTAAAAACTGTCGGTCCTCGGCCGTGGTCTTGAACATTCCTCGTGTTTGTTTGATCGAGGTAGGTATGAACTACTATTTATAG
- the LOC123204508 gene encoding potassium transporter 3-like isoform X1 gives MQVDSKGTCKQILLLAYQSFGIVYGDLSISPLYVYKSTFSGRLHNFHNEDAIFGALSLIFWTFTLLSLFKYVVILVNADDNGEGGIFSLYALLCRHAKCGLLPNHQAADEELSTYHAPGYSSRNTPSSPLRSFVESHKNAKTGLLLVVLLGTALVLSLGVLTPAISVLSSIDGLQIKLPDKHGGLVVFIACLVLIGHFVLQYCGTYKVAFMFAPIVILWLLSIAAVGIYNIINWNPRVYQALSPYYIYKFFRETGKDGWISLAGVFLCVTGSQAIFQDLGQFTAASIRLAFCFVVYPCLVLQYLGWAAFLSRNSSAPINFFASIPEPLFWPFIVLATLAAIVASQAVISATFSTVKQCYALGCFPRVKVVHKSRWIRGQVYIPEINWVLMILCLAVTVGFQDTLCLANAYGLASIALTFIMTFLATLVINLVWHQSLIFALLFILFFGSIEIIYLSSACVQIPKGGWTSVMLTAVVLVIMFVWHYGRRRRYLYDQHNKVSMKWILNQGPGLGIVRAPGIGLIFTALANGVPATFTHFLTNLPAFYQVVVFICFKTVPVPYVPHKERYLIGRVGPKSHRIYRCIVRSGYKDVQDNVDFENDLLMSIIEFIYLEAEGFENPDGFVDGWLAVVRTSEKFGKRLAMSEFDDMEESSSSSRPPFIGSSSRSPALQKLKSLYEWESSPNLRPPVQLKLLDTKFKHSQVKEELLELLEAKSAGISYIIGHSRIKAKFNASFLKRFVINVMYSFLRKNCRSSAVVLNIPRVCLIEVGMNYYL, from the exons ATG CAGGTTGACAGTAAAGGGACATGTAAACAAATCCTCCTTTTAGCATATCAGAGTTTCGGTATTGTGTATGGTGACCTGAGCATTTCTCctctttatgtttataaaagCACGTTTTCTGGAAGATTGCATAATTTTCATAATGAAGATGCAATATTTGGGGCACTTTCCTTAATTTTTTGGACTTTCACACTTCTTTCTCTGTTCAAGTATGTTGTTATTTTGGTAAATGCAGACGATAATGGCGAAG GAGGAATTTTTTCTTTGTACGCACTTCTCTGCAGACATGCAAAATGTGGTTTACTTCCTAATCATCAAGCAGCTGATGAGGAGCTTTCTACATATCATGCTCCTGGTTACTCAAGTAGAAATACACCTTCGTCTCCCTTAAGATCTTTTGTGGAGAGTCACAAAAATGCAAAAACTGGTTTACTTCTTGTAGTTTTGCTTGGCACTGCACTGGTTTTAAGTCTTGGTGTCCTCACACCAGCAATATCTG TTCTTTCATCCATTGATGGGCTGCAAATCAAATTGCCTGATAAGCACGGTG GTTTGGTGGTTTTCATTGCATGTCTCGTATTGATTGGCCATTTTGTTTTGCAATACTGTGGCACCTACAAGGTGGCTTTCATGTTTGCTCCCATAGTGATTTTGTGGTTATTGTCCATTGCTGCTGTTGGAATCTACAATATTATCAATTGGAATCCAAGAGTATATCAGGCCCTTTCTCCATATTACATTTACAAGTTCTTTAGGGAAACTGGAAAAGATGGTTGGATTTCCCTTGCAGGAGTATTTCTATGTGTTACTG GAAGTCAAGCTATATTTCAAGACCTTGGCCAATTCACAGCTGCATCAATAAGG CttgcattttgttttgttgtttacCCATGTCTAGTGCTTCAATATTTGGGATGGGCTGCATTTCTTTCAAGAAATAGTTCTGCACCTATAAACTTTTTTGCTTCCATCCCAG AACCACTGTTTTGGCCATTTATTGTCTTGGCAACTTTGGCTGCAATTGTTGCCAGTCAGGCCGTTATCTCTGCCACATTCTCAACCGTCAAGCAATGCTATGCATTAGGATGCTTTCCCCGTGTCAAGGTTGTACATAAGTCACGATGGATCCGTGGTCAGGTATACATCCCTGAGATAAATTGGGTTCTTATGATTCTCTGTCTGGCAGTCACAGTAGGTTTTCAAGACACACTTTGTTTGGCAAATGCTTATG GTCTTGCAAGCATAGCTTTGACATTTATAATGACATTTTTGGCAACTCTCGTCATCAACCTTGTGTGGCATCAGAGTCTCATATTTGCCCTTCTGTTCATTCTATTCTTTGGGTCTATTGAGATCATCTACCTCTCTTCAGCGTGCGTGCAAATCCCGAAGGGTGGATGGACTTCTGTCATGCTCACTGCAGTCGTTCTGGTCATTATGTTTGTGTGGCACTACGGCAGGAGAAGGAGGTATTTATATGATCAGCATAACAAAGTATCCATGAAGTGGATTCTCAACCAGGGCCCAGGTCTTGGGATTGTTAGGGCTCCTGGAATTGGCCTCATCTTCACTGCATTGGCAAATGGAGTCCCTGCCACATTCACCCATTTCTTAACCAACTTACCAGCATTTTACCAAGTGGTTGTCTTCATCTGTTTTAAGACCGTTCCTGTTCCTTATGTTCCTCATAAAGAACGATATCTCATTGGGCGCGTTGGCCCCAAATCTCACCGGATATACCGCTGCATTGTTCGAAGTGGCTACAAAGATGTGCAGGAcaatgttgattttgaaaatgACCTTCTGATGAGCATAATAGAATTTATCTACTTGGAAGCAGAAGGTTTTGAAAATCCAGATGGTTTTGTGGATGGTTGGCTAGCAGTTGTGAGGACATCTGAGAAGTTTGGCAAACGATTGGCAATGTCAGAATTTGATGACATGGAAGAAAGTAGCAGTAGTTCAAGACCCCCATTTATCGGGAGTAGCAGCAGATCACCTGCTCTGCAGAAGTTGAAATCCTTGTATGAGTGGGAATCATCTCCCAATTTGAGGCCACCAGTTCAATTAAAGTTGCTAGATACAAAATTCAAGCATTCACAGGTGAAGGAAGAGCTCTTGGAGCTTCTAGAAGCCAAGTCTGCCGGTATCTCATATATTATAGGTCATTCACGGATAAAGGCTAAATTTAACGCATCATTCTTGAAGAGATTTGTGATCAATGTGATGTATTCTTTCTTGCGTAAAAACTGTCGGTCCTCGGCCGTGGTCTTGAACATTCCTCGTGTTTGTTTGATCGAGGTAGGTATGAACTACTATTTATAG